CGAGTCCGTCGTGCTCACGGTCGAGAACACCGGCGACAAGCTCACTCCACAACTGGTCTCGACCCTCACCGAACCGTTCCAGCGCGGCACCGGACGCATCCGCGCTCACCACGCAGGTGTCGGCCTCGGCCTGGCCATCGTCAAGAGCATCACCCGAGCACACGACGGAACCCTCACGCTGACTCCGCTCGCCGCTGGAGGGCTCCGCGTCACGGTGCAGTTACCTGCCGCGCCACCGCGGACTGGCTGATGACGATCAGGCTCAGGTGATGGGAAAGTCGAAATAGGTGTCCGGATGCGGTTCGTCCCGCAGCGTGTAGTGCCACCACTCGGCCGGATAGGAGCTGAACCCGCAGGCCTCCATGATCGAACGCAGGTGTTGCCGGTTTCGAGCCTTGGCTTCTGGGATTCCCTCGGCTCCGTGATGCGAGACCGAGTCCATCAGATCATGGTCGCCGCCCATGGCGACGAGTTCGCCGGTCGCCAGATGGTAGAGCGTCATGTCGACGGTGCTGCCCCGGCTGTGGCCCGACTTCGCGGCGACGTAGCCAAGCTCGAACATCTCGGGTCGGTCGATGTTCGGATAGTGCCGGAGTTTCGTGCGGCCATCCTCCGGCTGCCGTGACCAGCGCAGGAAGTCGTCCACTGCGCGCTGAGGGCGATAGCCATCCCACAGGAGCAGACCGAAGCCATGGGCTGCGGCTCTGTCGCGCGCGCGCTCCAGAGCTCCGCACAGGGCCTTCGTACCGACGACCCGATTGGCGAGGTATCCGTCGACGGGCTTGCCGGTGAAATTGTCCCAAGTGGCGTACTTCGCATCCCAGCGGATGCCGGGAACCAGCTCGTCCACGAAAACGAAGTCATCACTCATCGACGTTGACCGTTCAGTGCGAACGACACCAGCCGGTCGATGACCTCGGCGAGCGGGAGCCCGGCGGCCGCCATCATTCGCGGATAGCGGCTGTATGAGGTCATGCCCGGGAAGGTGTTGACCTCGTTGAGCACGACCTCTCCGTCTTCCTTCAGGAACATGTCGACCCGTGCGAGTCCCCTGCATCCCAACGCGCGATAGATCGCTCGAGCCGCCTGCTGCACGAGGAGGCGCGCCTCCGCCGTGATGTCGGCGGGAACGACCACGGTCGAGTTCTCGGAGCGGACCTCGGGCGCGTCCTCCTGATGGATCCTGAAGAAGCCGTGAGACAGACGGATCTGATCCACCTCGCCGACGACCAGATCCGTGGCGCTCTCGAGCACCGCGCACCCGACCTCGCTGCCGTGGACCGCCTCCTCGATCAGCACCTTCGAGTCGTACTGTCGAGCGACCGCCACCGCGCTCGGCAGGTCTTCCGCTCGGTCCACTCGACTGACGCCGAAGGACGATCCCGATCGGGCCGGCTTCACGAAGACGGGATACGTCAGGTTGTCGGGGTCGACCTGCCCGTCGGCCGCGACCGTCCAGAACCTCGGGGTGGCGATTCCTGCGCTTCGAACGACGAGATAGGCAAGGGACTTGTCCATGCACAGGGCAGAGCTCTGGACGTCGCACCCCACATACGGGATGCCGGAGAGGTCCAACAGGCCTTGGACAGCGCCGTCCTCGCCGAGCTTGCCGTGCAAGACGGGAAGCGCCACGTCGAGGTGAACCGTGTCGTATCCGCCATCCGCCTGAACAAGCAATCCGTGGACGCCTCGGTCGGGTGACAGCATTGCCGGACGACCGTCGCCGTCCTCCCAGCCCGCGTCAGGGCTCTCGCAGAGCTTCCACTCGCCGCTTGTGGTGATCCCGAGATAGAACGGCTCGTACTTGGCGAGGTTAAGGTTTCGCGCGACCTCTTGCGCAGACTTGACCGAGACGGGGTGCTCTTCCGAGGCGCCTCCGAATATGACCGCGACCCTCAACCTAGCCATGCTGCCGCCGTCCGAACTCGAGGCAATTGCGAATGGTGTTCTCGACCGTGTCGTACAGTGCGTGCTCCGTGTAATAGGCGGTGTGCGGAGTGATGAGTACATTCGGCAGCCGTTGCAATCGCAGGACGAGTCGGCTTTCGATCGGCCGGTTCCGCTGATCGGTGTAGAAGATGCCCTCCTCTCCCTCGAGCACGTCGAGCGCCGCGCCGCCCAACTTGCCGCTCTCAAGCGCGGAGAGCAGGGACTCGGTGTCGATGAGCGAACCGCGACCTGTGTTGACGACGATTGCGCCATCCTTCATCTGCTCGATCCGCTGACGATCCAGGAGATGTCTCGTCTCCGCGCTGAGTGGCGTATGCAGCGTGACGAGGTCGCTCCGCTCGAGCAGCTCATCGAGCTGGACATAGTCCGCAGAGGTCTTGGGATTGCGGTCATGAGCCAGCACGCGGCATCCGAAGCCCTGCAGCCTCTCCAGGACTGCTGCGCCGATGCGGCCGGTTCCGATGACTCCGATGGTCAGGTCGCGGAGCTCCCTGCCGCGCACGCGATTCAGCCTGAAGTCATGAGCTTCTGCGCGAGCGACGATCGATCGCGCGTTCCGCACGGCCATCAGCATCAGCATGAGCGTGTAGTCGGCCACGCCGTCGGGCGAGTACTCGACGGCCTCGACCGAGATGCCGACGTCGCGCGCGAAGTCCACGTCGATGTGGTCATACCCCGTGCTCCTGGTGGAGATGTAGGCGACGCCGGCTTCGCTGAGCGAGCGAAGTGTGGAATTGGTGATGGGGGTCTTGTGGCCGACACTGATGCATCGATTCCCGACGGCCATCCCGAGCGTGGACTCGGATGCCGCGGCATCGGTGATCGTGAGTGCGACGCCGAAGCGAGGCGCCACCTCGCGGAACACGACGGCCTCATCCGGCCCGCACCCATAAATCGAGATTCCCATTCCCGGGCCGACGGCATCCGCCCTGCCGAACGCACCGCGATGGTCAGCGGCAGCCGAGGAGAACGTGGACGGCAGCGATCGGATGCCGCGGGGCGCTGTTCGTGCGTGTTCGCTGTTGGCCATGCCTCCAGTCAAGGCAGCCCGGTGTTGTCAGGACGTATGCGGTTTTCGATACACCGGCGATATCCCGCCTACTTAGCCACCGGGGCGGTCGAGCGGACGCCACACCACGACGGCGTTCTCGCGGCGCACTCGCGTGCCCGCGCGCATCGAGACGACCTCGCCTGCAGCACCGGCCGCGAAGACGCGACGACCCGGGCGGTTGAGCATCTCGTCGGCGAGCGCCGCCTCGAGTTCGCGCACGCGCGTCTCGAGCGACGCGACCTGGTCTTCGAGGCCGAGCACGCGCCGGATGCCCTCGAGGCTCACGCCCTCGCTCGAGAGCTGGGCGATCTCGCGCAGCTGCGAGACGTCGCGCATCGAGTACCGGCGGGACTTGCCGGCCGTGCGCGTCGGAGAGACGAGACCGAGCCGGTCGTACTGCCGCAGCGTCTGCGGGTGCATTCCCGCGAGCTCCGCCGCGACGGAGATGACGAACAGCGGACTCAGCTCGTTCATGGTCGCTCCTAGCCCCTGGCCTTCGCGATGAGCCCGTCTCGGGGATTCTCGTCGGGCAGTTCGGCGATGAAGGTGCGCAGCTTCTCCTCGGCGTCTTTCGACAGGTGCGAGGGCACTGCGACCTGCACCTCTGCCAGGAGGTCGCCCGTGCCCTTCGAGGTCTCGACGCCGCGGCCCTTCACGCGCAGCACGCGTCCGCTCGGAGTGCCGGGGGCGACGCGCAGTTTCACGGGGTCACCCCCGAGCGTCGGCACCTGGATGGTCGCGCCGAGCGCCGCCTCGGCGAACGTGATGGGCACGGTCACCCGGAGGTTGAGACCGTCGCGCTCGAACACGGGGTGCTTGCGCACCGAGACGCTCAGCACGAGGTCACCGGGTTCGCCGCCGTCGGGCGAGGGCTGGCCCTTGCCCCGCAGCCGGATCTTCTGCCCGTCGGCGACCCCGGCGGGGATCTTCACGGTGATCGGCCTGCCGTCGGATGCCTGCAGGGTGATCTGCTGCCCCTTGGTGGCGGTGATGAAGTCGAGGGTCGTCGAGGCGGTGACGTCGCGGCCCTTCGATGGGCCGCCGAAGCCTCGGAATCCACCGGTGGGCTGGCCGAAGCGGCCGCCGCCGAACAGCCCGCCGAGCAGGTCGTCGTATTGGCCACCCTGCTGGTACGTGCGACCGCCCTGGCCGCCGAACATCGTGCCGAAGACGTCTTCGAAGCCGCCTGCCGCGCCGCCGCCGCCGGGCGCGGTGAATCGCGCACCCGAGCCCATCGCCCGGATCGCGTCGTACTCCTTGCGCTGCTCGGGGTCGGAGAGCACCGAGTGCGCCTCGCTGATCTCCTTGAACCTCGCCTCCGCCGCGTCATCACCGGGGTTCGAGTCGGGGTGGTACTTGCGCGCGAGCTTGCGGTACGCCTTCTTGAGTTCCGCGTCGCTCACGTCTTTGGAGACGCCGAGCACCTCGTAGAAGTCCTTGTCGAACCAATCCTGACTGGCCATCGGCACCTCCTCTCTCGAAATCTACTCGCCCGGTAGCCCCTGGTGGTCGAGTAGCGCCGGGCGAAACCCGACGCTACTCACCCACCTGAGGGAACTACTGCGGAGTCTTCACGACGACCTTCGCCACGCGAAGCAGCGTGCCGCCGAGCAGGTAGCCGGTCTCGACGACGTCGGCGACGGTGTCGGTGTCGACCTCGTCGCTCGGCTGCTGGAAGATCGCCTCGTGGCGCTGCGGGTCGAACGGCTCGCCGATCTCGCCGAACGACGAGAGCCCGAGCTTCTCGACGGCCGCGCGGAGCTTCGCCGCGATCGTCGAGAACGGGGCGTCGCCCTCGAGGTCGCCG
The Agromyces albus DNA segment above includes these coding regions:
- the vanX gene encoding D-Ala-D-Ala dipeptidase VanX, whose translation is MSDDFVFVDELVPGIRWDAKYATWDNFTGKPVDGYLANRVVGTKALCGALERARDRAAAHGFGLLLWDGYRPQRAVDDFLRWSRQPEDGRTKLRHYPNIDRPEMFELGYVAAKSGHSRGSTVDMTLYHLATGELVAMGGDHDLMDSVSHHGAEGIPEAKARNRQHLRSIMEACGFSSYPAEWWHYTLRDEPHPDTYFDFPIT
- a CDS encoding DnaJ C-terminal domain-containing protein; protein product: MASQDWFDKDFYEVLGVSKDVSDAELKKAYRKLARKYHPDSNPGDDAAEARFKEISEAHSVLSDPEQRKEYDAIRAMGSGARFTAPGGGGAAGGFEDVFGTMFGGQGGRTYQQGGQYDDLLGGLFGGGRFGQPTGGFRGFGGPSKGRDVTASTTLDFITATKGQQITLQASDGRPITVKIPAGVADGQKIRLRGKGQPSPDGGEPGDLVLSVSVRKHPVFERDGLNLRVTVPITFAEAALGATIQVPTLGGDPVKLRVAPGTPSGRVLRVKGRGVETSKGTGDLLAEVQVAVPSHLSKDAEEKLRTFIAELPDENPRDGLIAKARG
- the vanA gene encoding D-alanine--(R)-lactate ligase, with the protein product MARLRVAVIFGGASEEHPVSVKSAQEVARNLNLAKYEPFYLGITTSGEWKLCESPDAGWEDGDGRPAMLSPDRGVHGLLVQADGGYDTVHLDVALPVLHGKLGEDGAVQGLLDLSGIPYVGCDVQSSALCMDKSLAYLVVRSAGIATPRFWTVAADGQVDPDNLTYPVFVKPARSGSSFGVSRVDRAEDLPSAVAVARQYDSKVLIEEAVHGSEVGCAVLESATDLVVGEVDQIRLSHGFFRIHQEDAPEVRSENSTVVVPADITAEARLLVQQAARAIYRALGCRGLARVDMFLKEDGEVVLNEVNTFPGMTSYSRYPRMMAAAGLPLAEVIDRLVSFALNGQRR
- a CDS encoding D-isomer specific 2-hydroxyacid dehydrogenase family protein, coding for MGISIYGCGPDEAVVFREVAPRFGVALTITDAAASESTLGMAVGNRCISVGHKTPITNSTLRSLSEAGVAYISTRSTGYDHIDVDFARDVGISVEAVEYSPDGVADYTLMLMLMAVRNARSIVARAEAHDFRLNRVRGRELRDLTIGVIGTGRIGAAVLERLQGFGCRVLAHDRNPKTSADYVQLDELLERSDLVTLHTPLSAETRHLLDRQRIEQMKDGAIVVNTGRGSLIDTESLLSALESGKLGGAALDVLEGEEGIFYTDQRNRPIESRLVLRLQRLPNVLITPHTAYYTEHALYDTVENTIRNCLEFGRRQHG
- a CDS encoding heat shock protein transcriptional repressor HspR, with translation MNELSPLFVISVAAELAGMHPQTLRQYDRLGLVSPTRTAGKSRRYSMRDVSQLREIAQLSSEGVSLEGIRRVLGLEDQVASLETRVRELEAALADEMLNRPGRRVFAAGAAGEVVSMRAGTRVRRENAVVVWRPLDRPGG